One window of the Thermodesulfomicrobium sp. WS genome contains the following:
- a CDS encoding alkaline phosphatase: protein MRSSIWSQAAARLFCALLLQVLVCTAAMAGQAKYVFLFIGDGMSASQINVTEAYKALLAGKTAQPGIEQLNFTQFPAQGLTTTYSSESLITDSAAAATAMACGVKTYNAGLGVDSEGKPVRTFAEMAKAAGFKVGIVTTVSLDHATPAAFYAHQPSRKNYYEIGLELAQSGFDYFAGGGLLDPEGKKAKGDGPKENVFEAITKAGYTLVRDRQGFASLTPGTKAVVIAPRLQDEAAMPYSIDTTPEDLTLADLTAKGIEMLDNPKGFFLMVESGKVDWACHANDAASAIHDMLALEKAVGKALEFAAKHPKETLIVVTGDHETGGMSIGFAGTKYATYLKNLTQQKVSYVAFDEIFDAWRKAHPQGSFEEAAELITAHFGLKVPTAEEMADMAKAASDKEYAKQVQGKYDLFLKDYELADLKAAFARSMQNGKIDEGSRDYLLYGSYEPFTVTLTHILNAKAGIGWTSYSHTGVPVITTATGVGAEAFAGYYDNTAFFDKFTRALGLSKAVATR, encoded by the coding sequence ATGCGTTCTTCCATCTGGTCCCAGGCAGCCGCCCGCCTCTTCTGTGCCCTGCTGCTCCAGGTGCTGGTGTGCACCGCAGCCATGGCGGGCCAGGCCAAGTATGTGTTCCTTTTCATCGGCGATGGCATGAGCGCCTCGCAAATCAACGTCACCGAGGCCTATAAGGCCCTGCTCGCGGGAAAAACCGCGCAACCCGGCATCGAGCAGCTCAACTTCACCCAGTTCCCCGCACAGGGACTGACCACCACCTACTCCAGCGAGAGCCTCATCACCGACTCCGCGGCTGCGGCCACGGCCATGGCCTGTGGCGTGAAAACCTACAATGCCGGCCTCGGGGTGGACTCGGAGGGCAAGCCTGTGCGTACCTTCGCCGAGATGGCCAAGGCGGCCGGCTTCAAGGTAGGGATCGTTACCACCGTCTCCCTGGATCACGCGACTCCAGCCGCCTTCTACGCCCATCAGCCAAGCCGCAAGAACTATTACGAAATCGGCCTGGAACTCGCCCAGAGCGGCTTCGACTACTTTGCCGGCGGCGGCCTGCTGGACCCCGAAGGCAAGAAGGCCAAGGGCGACGGCCCCAAAGAAAACGTCTTCGAGGCCATCACCAAGGCGGGATACACCCTCGTACGTGACCGGCAGGGATTTGCGTCCCTCACGCCCGGCACCAAGGCGGTGGTGATCGCACCGCGCCTGCAGGACGAGGCGGCCATGCCCTACAGCATCGACACGACCCCCGAAGACCTCACCCTGGCGGATCTCACCGCCAAGGGGATCGAGATGCTCGACAATCCCAAGGGCTTTTTTCTGATGGTGGAAAGCGGCAAGGTGGACTGGGCCTGCCATGCCAACGACGCCGCCAGCGCCATCCACGACATGCTCGCCTTGGAGAAGGCCGTGGGCAAGGCCCTGGAGTTCGCCGCCAAGCACCCCAAGGAAACCCTCATCGTGGTCACCGGCGACCACGAGACCGGCGGCATGTCCATTGGCTTTGCGGGCACCAAGTACGCCACCTATCTCAAGAACCTCACCCAGCAGAAGGTCTCGTACGTGGCCTTCGACGAAATTTTCGACGCCTGGCGCAAGGCGCATCCCCAAGGGAGCTTCGAGGAAGCAGCGGAGCTCATCACCGCCCACTTCGGTCTCAAGGTGCCCACGGCCGAAGAGATGGCGGACATGGCCAAGGCGGCCTCGGACAAGGAATACGCCAAGCAGGTCCAAGGCAAGTACGACCTCTTCCTCAAGGATTACGAACTCGCCGACCTCAAGGCCGCCTTTGCCCGCAGCATGCAGAACGGCAAGATCGACGAGGGTTCCCGCGACTACCTGCTCTACGGCAGCTATGAGCCCTTCACCGTGACCCTCACCCATATCCTCAACGCCAAGGCCGGCATCGGCTGGACCTCGTATTCGCACACCGGGGTGCCGGTCATCACCACCGCCACGGGCGTCGGCGCCGAGGCTTTTGCCGGCTACTACGACAATACCGCCTTCTTCGACAAATTCACCCGCGCCCTTGGCCTCTCCAAGGCCGTGGCTACCCGCTAA
- the gmd gene encoding GDP-mannose 4,6-dehydratase: MKRALITGITGQDGAYLAEFLLEKGYEVHGIKRRASLFNTDRVDHLYQDPHAPDRRFILHYGDLTDATNLIRVIQEVQPHEIYNLGAQSHVQVSFETPEYTANADALGTLRLLEALRILNLKDHTRFYQASTSELFGKVRQTPQTETTPFYPRSPYGVAKLYAYWITVNYREAYGMYAVNGILFNHESPIRGETFVTRKITRAATRIALGLQDCLYLGNLDARRDWGHAKDFVRMQWMMLQQEQPDDYIIATGEQHSVREFAERAFAVLGMEIHWQGSGIDEQGIIARLHPIDAPWHGLRPAVGTCVVAVDPRYFRPTEVDTLLGDPSKAKEQLGWTPQISFEELVTEMVQADLELALKDKLCMDSGFQVFCRHE; the protein is encoded by the coding sequence ATGAAACGAGCACTCATCACCGGCATCACCGGCCAAGACGGCGCCTATCTCGCCGAGTTTTTGCTGGAAAAAGGCTACGAGGTCCACGGCATCAAGCGCCGGGCATCCCTCTTCAACACCGACCGCGTGGACCATCTCTACCAGGACCCCCACGCCCCGGATCGCCGCTTCATCCTCCACTACGGCGACCTCACCGACGCCACCAACCTCATCCGCGTCATTCAAGAGGTCCAACCGCACGAAATCTACAACCTCGGTGCCCAGTCGCACGTCCAGGTATCCTTCGAGACCCCGGAATACACGGCCAATGCCGATGCGCTGGGTACCCTCCGACTGCTGGAAGCGCTGCGCATCCTGAATCTCAAGGACCACACCCGCTTCTACCAGGCGTCCACCAGCGAGCTCTTTGGCAAGGTGCGCCAGACCCCGCAAACGGAAACCACCCCGTTCTATCCGCGCAGCCCCTACGGTGTGGCCAAGCTCTACGCCTACTGGATCACCGTCAATTACCGCGAGGCCTATGGCATGTATGCCGTCAACGGCATCCTCTTCAACCACGAGTCCCCCATCCGCGGCGAAACCTTCGTCACCCGCAAAATCACCCGCGCCGCCACCCGCATCGCCTTGGGGCTGCAAGACTGTCTCTATTTGGGGAACCTCGATGCCCGTCGCGACTGGGGGCACGCCAAAGACTTCGTGCGCATGCAATGGATGATGCTCCAGCAAGAACAGCCCGACGACTACATCATCGCCACTGGAGAGCAGCACTCGGTGCGGGAGTTCGCAGAACGGGCCTTTGCGGTATTGGGCATGGAGATTCACTGGCAAGGAAGCGGTATCGACGAGCAAGGCATCATCGCCCGCCTGCACCCCATCGATGCCCCATGGCACGGGCTCCGTCCCGCCGTAGGGACTTGTGTGGTGGCCGTGGATCCACGCTATTTCCGGCCCACCGAGGTGGATACCCTGCTCGGCGACCCTTCCAAGGCCAAAGAGCAACTCGGCTGGACCCCGCAAATCTCCTTCGAGGAATTGGTCACCGAGATGGTGCAGGCGGATCTGGAGCTCGCCCTCAAGGACAAACTGTGCATGGATTCAGGTTTTCAGGTGTTCTGCCGCCATGAGTAG
- a CDS encoding YibE/F family protein, with protein MRSTRRDSLFCLVITLATLVLHLLPTGFDSRGPARSLRSQGKVIATDDSRVRTLGPVTTGIQSVTVELLDGPFAGRTVTAHNEILGKLELDKRFHVGDRVLTVLTLDDQGDISVAVAHDFYRLDVELALFGLFALALIVFAGWTGAKALLSFVFSAYALWKLLVPALLSGWDPIFVTLLVTTVLLAAIIFLVAGLSRRGAVAFLGSLLGILTTCAMALLFGAAFRVHGSVLPFSETLLHMGLGHLDLTQIFLAAIFLACSGAVMDLAMDVATSMAEVAAANPALTFGQLLRSGLRVGQAVVGTMTTTLLLAYSGTATALLMLLMAQGIPLAVIMNSTYVAAEVLRTVVGSFGMVLVAPCTALVGATLLARRPRFHPPAAQH; from the coding sequence ATGCGCTCCACCCGCCGTGACTCCCTCTTCTGTCTGGTCATCACCCTGGCAACCCTGGTGCTCCACCTCCTGCCCACGGGGTTCGACTCCCGCGGCCCGGCCCGAAGCCTCCGCAGCCAGGGCAAGGTCATTGCCACCGATGACAGCCGGGTCCGCACTCTCGGGCCCGTGACCACAGGCATCCAGTCCGTGACCGTGGAGCTTCTCGACGGCCCCTTTGCCGGCCGAACAGTCACCGCCCATAACGAAATCCTCGGCAAGCTCGAGCTCGACAAGCGCTTCCACGTGGGTGACCGCGTCCTGACGGTGCTCACCCTCGATGACCAGGGCGACATCAGTGTGGCCGTGGCCCACGACTTCTACCGCCTCGACGTGGAGCTTGCGCTCTTTGGCCTCTTTGCCCTGGCGCTCATTGTCTTTGCCGGCTGGACCGGGGCCAAGGCGCTCCTTTCTTTCGTGTTTTCCGCCTATGCCCTCTGGAAACTCCTGGTGCCGGCACTGCTTTCCGGCTGGGACCCCATTTTCGTGACCCTCCTGGTCACCACGGTACTCCTGGCGGCCATCATCTTCCTCGTGGCCGGGCTTTCCCGCCGGGGGGCCGTAGCCTTTCTGGGATCGCTTTTGGGGATCCTGACCACCTGCGCCATGGCGCTCCTTTTTGGCGCCGCCTTCCGGGTGCACGGCAGCGTGCTTCCTTTCTCCGAGACCTTGCTCCACATGGGCTTGGGGCACCTCGACCTGACCCAAATCTTCCTTGCCGCCATCTTTCTGGCCTGCTCCGGCGCGGTCATGGACCTGGCCATGGACGTGGCCACCAGCATGGCCGAGGTGGCTGCCGCCAACCCCGCCCTCACCTTCGGCCAGCTCTTGCGTTCCGGGCTGCGCGTGGGCCAAGCCGTGGTGGGGACCATGACCACCACCCTGCTTCTTGCCTATTCCGGCACGGCCACGGCCCTGCTCATGCTGCTCATGGCCCAGGGCATCCCCCTTGCAGTCATCATGAACAGCACCTACGTGGCGGCCGAGGTCCTGCGCACCGTGGTTGGGAGCTTTGGCATGGTGCTCGTGGCCCCGTGCACCGCCCTGGTGGGGGCCACACTTCTGGCACGGCGCCCGCGGTTCCATCCCCCTGCAGCGCAGCATTGA
- a CDS encoding YgiT-type zinc finger protein: MQCVKCGQEMHEALVNHQMECRNQLFCFEEVPALQCAACGHVFLSEETIEVLISRVHQLAAKATISYHRLRWPKAAGGEQQHPELVAQLMETINKSVRKS, from the coding sequence ATGCAATGCGTCAAATGCGGCCAGGAAATGCACGAAGCCTTGGTCAATCATCAGATGGAATGCCGCAACCAGCTTTTCTGCTTCGAGGAAGTCCCGGCCCTGCAGTGTGCAGCCTGCGGCCATGTCTTCCTGTCGGAAGAGACCATAGAGGTCCTCATCTCCCGTGTCCACCAATTGGCCGCCAAGGCGACCATCTCCTACCATCGCCTGCGCTGGCCCAAGGCCGCCGGCGGTGAGCAGCAGCACCCCGAGCTGGTGGCCCAGCTCATGGAAACCATCAACAAGAGCGTGCGCAAATCCTAG
- a CDS encoding GDP-L-fucose synthase, giving the protein MSSQRIYVAGHRGMVGAAIVRELESHGDCEIITRTHAELDLTDQHAVRAFFAHERIDQIYLAAAKVGGILANSTYPAQFIYENLMIQCNVIHAAHMADVQQLLFLGSSCIYPKFAPQPIPEEALLSGPLEATNEPYAVAKIAGITLCESYNRQYGRDYRCLMPTNLYGPGDNFHPQDAHVIPALMRRFHEAARAGTPTVTIWGSGTPRREFLHVDDLAAACRFVMELPAATWQAHIPPGKCHLNVGTGKDCPIQELAQMLARITGFDGRLIFDTSKPDGTPRKLLDISRITALGWRPVIGFEEGLQKTYAWFVTHQGAWRG; this is encoded by the coding sequence ATGAGTAGCCAACGCATCTACGTAGCCGGACATCGGGGGATGGTCGGCGCAGCCATCGTTCGCGAGCTTGAGTCCCATGGAGATTGCGAGATCATCACCCGCACCCATGCCGAGCTCGATCTTACAGACCAGCATGCAGTCCGCGCCTTTTTTGCCCACGAGCGCATTGACCAGATCTATCTCGCTGCAGCCAAGGTGGGAGGCATCCTCGCCAATAGTACGTACCCGGCACAGTTCATCTATGAAAATCTGATGATCCAATGCAACGTCATCCATGCCGCCCACATGGCCGACGTGCAACAGCTCCTTTTTTTGGGATCTTCGTGCATCTACCCGAAGTTCGCCCCCCAACCCATCCCCGAAGAAGCGCTCCTCTCCGGCCCCCTGGAAGCCACCAACGAACCCTACGCCGTGGCCAAGATCGCAGGCATCACGCTCTGCGAAAGCTATAACCGTCAGTACGGCCGGGATTACCGCTGCCTCATGCCCACCAACCTCTACGGGCCAGGAGACAATTTCCATCCCCAAGACGCCCACGTCATCCCCGCCCTCATGCGCCGCTTCCACGAGGCCGCACGCGCCGGAACCCCCACGGTGACCATCTGGGGAAGCGGGACCCCGCGACGGGAATTTCTCCACGTGGACGACCTGGCCGCCGCCTGCCGCTTTGTCATGGAACTGCCGGCAGCCACCTGGCAGGCCCATATCCCGCCCGGAAAATGCCATCTCAACGTGGGGACCGGCAAAGATTGCCCCATCCAGGAGTTGGCGCAAATGCTGGCCCGCATCACCGGATTTGATGGCCGTCTGATTTTTGACACCTCCAAGCCAGACGGCACCCCGCGCAAACTCCTCGATATTTCGCGCATCACCGCCCTAGGCTGGCGTCCTGTCATTGGCTTTGAGGAAGGACTCCAAAAGACCTACGCGTGGTTCGTGACCCATCAAGGGGCGTGGCGGGGGTAA
- a CDS encoding NAD(P)-dependent oxidoreductase: MRVGWIGAGVMGSSMCGHVLRAGHEVYVYTRTKASADGLLAAGAHWCASPAEVAQKSEVVVSIVGYPHDVRAIYLEDGGVVASAAPGTVLVDMTTSSPSLAQEIAAAAAARGIDALDAPVSGGDVGARNATLSIMVGGEAQALERVRPVLSCMGSTIRHMGPAGAGQHTKVCNQMLIAGTMIGMVESLLYAVSAGLSMEDVIAVIGSGAAGCWSVNNLGPRIARGDFDPGFFVKHFVKDMGIALEECRRMGLFVPGLALVEQLYQAAMAQGYAHLGTQSLYKVLCAMSGRREDGSK; the protein is encoded by the coding sequence ATGCGCGTTGGTTGGATTGGCGCCGGTGTCATGGGGAGTTCCATGTGCGGGCATGTGCTCCGGGCCGGGCACGAGGTGTACGTGTATACCCGCACCAAGGCGTCGGCTGACGGCTTGCTGGCCGCGGGCGCGCATTGGTGTGCCTCTCCGGCTGAGGTGGCCCAAAAGAGCGAGGTGGTGGTCAGCATCGTGGGCTACCCCCATGATGTGCGCGCCATTTACCTGGAAGACGGGGGCGTTGTGGCCAGCGCCGCGCCGGGGACCGTGCTGGTGGACATGACGACATCGAGTCCGTCCTTGGCGCAGGAGATCGCGGCCGCGGCTGCCGCCCGTGGCATCGACGCCCTGGACGCCCCGGTGTCCGGGGGCGATGTGGGGGCGCGCAACGCCACGCTCTCCATCATGGTGGGCGGCGAGGCCCAGGCCCTGGAGCGGGTGCGGCCTGTCTTGTCCTGCATGGGTTCCACCATCCGCCACATGGGGCCGGCAGGGGCGGGGCAGCACACCAAGGTGTGCAATCAGATGCTCATCGCCGGGACCATGATCGGCATGGTGGAGTCGCTCCTCTATGCCGTATCCGCCGGGCTTTCCATGGAGGATGTCATTGCCGTCATCGGCAGTGGCGCCGCGGGCTGCTGGTCCGTGAACAACCTCGGGCCGCGCATTGCCCGGGGGGACTTCGATCCCGGGTTTTTCGTCAAGCATTTTGTCAAGGACATGGGCATTGCCCTGGAGGAATGCCGACGCATGGGGCTTTTCGTCCCGGGGCTTGCCCTGGTGGAACAGCTCTATCAGGCCGCCATGGCGCAAGGATATGCCCATCTGGGGACCCAGTCGCTGTACAAGGTGCTGTGCGCCATGAGCGGCCGCCGGGAAGACGGCAGCAAATAA
- a CDS encoding HDOD domain-containing protein, which translates to MSILIPAALDLHLPAMRPTALELIQALGREESEIAEIAAIVRLDPVLTGRVLAYANSPFLMPLRPITDVQDAIIRMGRKEFQKIFYFTVLHDAFSSPNPEHETILRQLWAQSLGTSVAVELLQMHLGPYFRLTQEEFAVLTPLAALHTIGFLVLLHNFPDAFGQMLTPPPASMPELMERQQQLFGGWDHTLAGANLLRAWYFPELAVHCTENLLSPPPDADHVRMLLRLGTYMAIQAGMSFFPDAPPDFWTTPLPKGFDPSLLLDLIPQVTSTVEVYGGIWDENGL; encoded by the coding sequence ATGAGCATCCTCATCCCTGCCGCCCTGGATTTGCACCTGCCGGCCATGCGCCCAACAGCCCTGGAACTCATCCAGGCCCTGGGCCGCGAGGAGAGTGAAATCGCGGAGATCGCCGCCATCGTCCGCCTCGACCCGGTGCTCACCGGCCGCGTGCTCGCCTATGCCAACTCCCCGTTCCTCATGCCCCTGCGCCCCATCACCGATGTGCAGGACGCCATCATCCGCATGGGACGCAAAGAATTCCAAAAGATTTTCTACTTTACGGTGCTGCACGACGCCTTCTCAAGTCCAAACCCCGAGCACGAAACCATCCTCCGCCAGCTGTGGGCCCAAAGCCTGGGGACATCCGTGGCGGTGGAACTGCTGCAGATGCACCTTGGCCCATACTTCCGCCTCACCCAAGAGGAATTCGCCGTACTGACGCCGCTGGCGGCGCTCCATACCATCGGCTTTCTCGTCCTGCTGCACAATTTTCCCGACGCCTTCGGCCAGATGCTCACCCCGCCGCCCGCCTCCATGCCCGAACTCATGGAGCGCCAGCAGCAGCTCTTTGGCGGATGGGATCACACCCTGGCCGGGGCAAACCTCCTGCGGGCCTGGTACTTTCCCGAACTCGCCGTGCACTGCACGGAAAACCTCCTCTCCCCACCGCCGGACGCAGACCACGTGCGCATGCTCCTGCGCCTCGGCACCTACATGGCCATCCAGGCAGGCATGAGCTTCTTTCCCGACGCTCCCCCGGACTTCTGGACCACGCCGCTGCCCAAAGGCTTCGATCCCAGCCTCCTCCTGGACCTCATCCCCCAGGTGACTTCCACTGTGGAAGTATACGGAGGGATCTGGGACGAAAACGGCCTGTGA
- a CDS encoding ABC transporter substrate binding protein — MRWLWIVVLLLGSVPARASDIRNILFLNSYHSGYTWSDTIMDGARQTLLAARKDVYIQMEFMDTKRFADARHLEELYQYYRSKFAGITFDVILASDNAAYDFVQRYGDELFPGTPVVFCGVNDVAPREVLHRERTTGVLEEFDMEANVRLMREFFPNRHRLVVIGDQSVTGVAIANQVRAALARNAIPMEVEFWAEYTLEDLLARIRLRAADSVFFFIPFYKVIGNSVYSAQDLLRIVWQQTRAPFFSAWNFLLGHGLVGGKLLDGFAHGAQAAQMVLRILEGESPARIPVVSGATDRYRFDYRILQELAIGTDRLPAGSELINEPPAFYSIDRRQFWTIIVSLVVLLCILVLLVVNILERRQAERRLREQVAFLGTLMRALPLPIYITDARGAIQAVNPAFETWFGVDAANLDALRPDVREQLTQPRFAPYETELPYHDGSARSVVLHKAAAATANLGIVGAIHDITERKRAENDLRLAEEKYRGIFENSALGIFRTTPDGRWLDANPALARMLGYASAADLMLAHPNIASLYLAEEDRRRIVELYQRSHGLVEAEIQFRHRHGEVIIANLNARSVRHEDGSISHFEGFLEDVTAKKAAERALAASEEMLQLVLNTIPQLVDWKDRSLRFLGANRRFLQFMGLSEVGELVGRTYRQVATDPSWVEVVDELDRQVMESGEPLYGVRRQTRNAAGEEVVLLVSKVPLHDARGQTVGVLSTAEDVTAVARLERQLMQSQKMEAIGTLAGGIAHDFNNILTSIMNSTELALEDVPAGSLVSQDLERSLRAAQRGSRLVKQLLAFSRPSKEGFEPTDVREVVAECVALVRASVPRTITVESHLEEDVPLCLADPTGVHQVAMNLLTNAYQAIGARTGHIAVGVRRCFLDATAAAPLGVEEGSYVVLWVRDDGPGLAPEIVDKIFDPFFTTKGKGEGTGLGLAVVHGIVHNHRGGIQVQSTPYVATEFAVFFPSLGDVCLLESARPSQEIQGSEIVVFVEDDEDQLETIPRMLRQLGYTVHAFADGASALAALRQGLSAQVVVTDFDMPQMTGVELARSLFEAGLRLPVILISGRIQEKHPAFTHVETVLPKPYNREQLAGAIRRAVERETSWR, encoded by the coding sequence ATGCGTTGGCTATGGATCGTTGTGCTGCTTCTTGGCAGTGTCCCGGCACGCGCCAGTGATATTCGCAATATCCTGTTTCTCAATTCCTACCACAGTGGATACACGTGGTCGGACACCATCATGGACGGCGCCCGGCAGACGCTTCTGGCAGCGCGCAAGGATGTCTATATCCAGATGGAGTTCATGGATACCAAACGCTTTGCCGATGCCCGGCATCTGGAAGAGCTGTACCAATATTACCGCTCCAAGTTCGCGGGGATCACGTTTGATGTGATCCTCGCTTCCGACAATGCGGCCTACGATTTTGTCCAGCGCTACGGCGATGAACTCTTCCCCGGGACACCGGTGGTCTTTTGCGGGGTGAACGATGTCGCCCCCAGGGAGGTCCTGCATCGGGAGCGCACCACGGGCGTGCTCGAAGAATTCGACATGGAGGCCAATGTGCGCCTCATGCGGGAGTTTTTCCCCAACCGGCATCGCTTGGTGGTCATTGGCGACCAAAGTGTCACCGGTGTGGCCATTGCCAACCAGGTCCGGGCGGCTCTTGCCCGCAATGCCATCCCCATGGAGGTGGAGTTCTGGGCGGAATATACCCTGGAGGATCTGCTGGCGCGCATCCGCCTGCGCGCCGCAGACAGTGTGTTCTTTTTTATCCCATTCTACAAAGTCATTGGAAATTCCGTATATTCTGCCCAGGATCTTTTGCGTATCGTGTGGCAGCAGACACGGGCCCCCTTTTTCAGCGCCTGGAATTTTCTCCTGGGTCATGGCCTTGTGGGCGGAAAGCTTTTGGACGGCTTTGCCCATGGGGCCCAGGCCGCCCAGATGGTCCTGCGGATCTTGGAGGGCGAGAGCCCGGCGCGCATCCCGGTCGTTTCCGGCGCCACGGACCGCTACCGCTTCGACTACCGCATCCTTCAAGAGCTGGCCATCGGCACGGACCGCTTGCCTGCGGGAAGCGAGCTCATCAACGAGCCGCCGGCCTTCTACTCCATTGATCGCCGCCAATTTTGGACCATCATCGTCTCCTTGGTGGTGCTCCTCTGCATCCTGGTGCTGTTGGTGGTCAATATCCTCGAGCGCCGCCAGGCGGAGCGGCGGCTGCGCGAGCAGGTGGCCTTTCTCGGCACCCTCATGCGGGCCCTGCCGCTTCCCATCTACATCACCGACGCCCGGGGCGCCATTCAGGCGGTCAATCCGGCCTTTGAAACCTGGTTCGGGGTGGATGCGGCAAATCTCGATGCCTTGCGCCCGGACGTGCGTGAGCAGCTGACGCAGCCGCGTTTTGCACCCTACGAAACCGAGCTCCCCTACCATGACGGCTCTGCGCGCTCGGTGGTGCTCCACAAGGCTGCGGCGGCCACGGCCAACCTGGGGATTGTGGGCGCGATTCACGACATCACCGAGCGCAAACGCGCGGAAAACGACCTGCGTCTGGCGGAGGAAAAGTACCGCGGCATCTTCGAGAACTCGGCCCTGGGCATCTTCCGCACCACCCCCGACGGCCGCTGGCTGGACGCCAACCCAGCCTTGGCGCGGATGCTCGGCTACGCGTCGGCGGCAGATCTCATGCTCGCCCATCCCAACATCGCCTCCCTCTATTTGGCCGAGGAGGACCGCCGGCGCATCGTGGAACTCTACCAGCGCTCCCACGGCTTGGTGGAGGCGGAGATCCAGTTCCGCCACCGTCATGGCGAGGTCATCATCGCCAACCTCAATGCCCGGTCCGTGCGCCACGAGGATGGCTCCATTTCCCACTTTGAAGGCTTCCTCGAGGACGTCACCGCCAAGAAGGCCGCAGAGCGTGCCCTGGCCGCCTCGGAGGAGATGCTCCAGCTGGTGCTCAATACCATCCCCCAATTGGTGGACTGGAAGGACCGGTCGCTGCGCTTTTTGGGCGCCAACCGCCGGTTTCTCCAATTTATGGGGCTTTCCGAGGTGGGCGAACTCGTGGGCCGCACGTACCGGCAAGTGGCCACGGATCCTTCCTGGGTGGAGGTGGTGGACGAGCTCGACCGCCAGGTCATGGAATCGGGCGAGCCCCTCTATGGCGTGCGACGGCAGACCAGAAACGCCGCCGGCGAGGAAGTGGTCCTGTTGGTGAGCAAGGTGCCGCTGCACGATGCCCGGGGCCAGACCGTGGGAGTGCTCAGCACGGCGGAAGACGTCACCGCCGTGGCCCGGCTGGAGCGCCAGCTCATGCAATCCCAGAAAATGGAGGCCATTGGCACGCTCGCCGGTGGTATTGCCCATGATTTCAATAACATTCTTACCTCCATCATGAACTCCACCGAGCTTGCCTTGGAAGACGTGCCTGCCGGTTCCTTGGTTTCCCAAGATCTAGAGCGGAGCCTGCGCGCCGCGCAGCGGGGCAGCCGGCTGGTCAAGCAGCTTTTGGCCTTCAGCCGGCCGTCCAAGGAGGGGTTTGAGCCCACGGACGTGCGCGAGGTGGTGGCGGAATGCGTGGCCTTGGTGCGGGCGTCGGTGCCGCGCACCATCACGGTGGAATCGCATCTTGAAGAGGACGTCCCCTTGTGTTTGGCTGACCCCACCGGCGTGCATCAGGTGGCCATGAATCTTTTGACCAACGCCTACCAGGCCATTGGCGCTCGGACGGGGCATATCGCCGTGGGGGTGCGGCGCTGTTTTCTCGACGCCACGGCCGCGGCCCCGTTGGGCGTGGAGGAAGGCTCCTACGTGGTGCTCTGGGTGCGCGACGATGGTCCGGGGCTTGCGCCGGAGATCGTGGACAAGATCTTCGACCCCTTCTTCACCACCAAAGGCAAAGGCGAGGGCACCGGGCTTGGGCTCGCGGTCGTGCATGGCATTGTGCACAACCACCGCGGTGGTATCCAGGTGCAGAGCACTCCGTATGTGGCCACGGAGTTTGCGGTGTTCTTCCCTTCCCTTGGGGATGTGTGTCTTTTGGAGAGCGCGCGGCCGTCTCAGGAAATCCAGGGCTCGGAGATCGTGGTCTTTGTGGAGGATGACGAAGACCAGCTGGAGACCATCCCGCGCATGCTCCGGCAATTGGGATACACCGTGCACGCCTTCGCCGACGGGGCGAGTGCCCTTGCCGCCTTGCGCCAGGGGCTTTCCGCTCAGGTGGTGGTGACGGACTTCGACATGCCGCAGATGACGGGGGTGGAACTGGCGCGCTCGCTTTTCGAGGCAGGGCTGCGGCTTCCGGTCATCTTGATTTCCGGGCGCATTCAAGAAAAACACCCGGCCTTTACGCACGTCGAAACCGTACTTCCCAAACCGTACAACCGTGAACAATTGGCCGGGGCCATCCGGCGCGCTGTGGAGCGAGAGACGTCATGGCGGTAG